A segment of the Thiohalomonas denitrificans genome:
GCAACGAGTATGGTCGCGTCTCCTGTGAGAGACTGGTGTCCGGTCCGGGGCTGGAGAATATCTATCGCTTTATAGTCGCACGCGATGGGGAGCACACGGCCAGCCAGGATCCGCTGCTCAACGCGCCCGATCCGGCTGCCGCTATTTCAGCCGGGGCGATCAGCGGCGATGAGCCGCTGGCAATGCGCGCGATGGACCTGTTTGTCACCATTTATGGACAAGTGACCGGTGACCTGGCACTGACCACCCTGGCCCGGGGCGGCGTTTTCGTAGCCGGGGGGATTGCCCCCAGGATCCTGTCGCAGTTGCAAACCGGTCGATTCATGGACGCTTTTCATGATAAAGGCCGTATGCGTTCGCTTGTTACGGAACTCCCCGTAAGGGTTATCGTTAACCCCAGAGTAGGGCTTCTCGGCTGCGCTCTGGCCGCAAGCCGTATGTGAGGACCATGGAATCGAATCAGAAAATTGATGTAAACGTCGAGGCCCACTACGTGGAAGACCAGTCGTTTCCGGAACAGAACCGCTATGCGTTCGCCTATACCATCACCATCCGCAACAATGGCGAACGCCCGGCACGGCTGGTTCGCCGCCACTGGGAGATCACCGATGGACAGGGCCGGATGCAGGAAGTCGACGGCGAAGGCGTGGTCGGGGAACAGCCCTATCTTCGTCCCGGCGAGGCGTTTCGATACACCAGCGGCGTAATCCTGGAGACCCCGGTCGGTTCCATGGAGGGGCATTACCGCATGATCGATGACGACCAGGAAGAGTTCGATGCCGACGTGCCGCCGTTTACCCTGGCTCTGCCGCACACGCTGCATTGAGGTTTGTTGAGGCGCAGGCCAGCCGCATACTTGTGCGTATACCCAGGCCCGGCACTCAGCGTTTCGCTTGGTACAGCCGCGCTATCTCCTCTGCATAACGGCTGAAGACCGCATTGCGCCGCACCTTCAGGGTAGGGGTTAACAGACCCGATTCGATACTCCACCCGTCGAGTGTGGCGTAGACCTGCCTGACCTTCGCGTAGGCGGGAAAGGCGTGCAGGCGTTCGGCGATACGTCGCAGCATCTCCTCCCGCGCCGCGCTCTGCATGAGACCCGTTGCATCGGCGGGCAGCTCGAATCGTTCCGCCACCTGGCCCCATACCTCACCATTCACTACCACCAGAGCGCTCAGGAACGGGCGTCCCTCACCAACCACCATCACTTGCTCGAAGAGGGGGTCGAGAGCGATGGCCCCCTCCAGAGCGGCCGGGGGCACATTTTCGCCATTGGAGAGCACCAGGATCTCCTTGCGACGGCCGGTCAGATAGAAGTGGTCACCCC
Coding sequences within it:
- the apaG gene encoding Co2+/Mg2+ efflux protein ApaG; translation: MESNQKIDVNVEAHYVEDQSFPEQNRYAFAYTITIRNNGERPARLVRRHWEITDGQGRMQEVDGEGVVGEQPYLRPGEAFRYTSGVILETPVGSMEGHYRMIDDDQEEFDADVPPFTLALPHTLH